The Sporocytophaga myxococcoides genome contains a region encoding:
- a CDS encoding DedA family protein yields the protein MDSILHLFQQLIDPEKLILFGGVTLILIVVFVENGLFFGFFLPGDTLLFTTGIFCATGILNTSILFLLGTISLAAVLGNLAGYAFGKKMGEALLSRKDSLLFKKKYIMAAEAFFIKYGGLALIMGRFLPIIRTFAPIFAGVVKFNFKKFFAYNVIGGLLWVFSMLLLGYFLGIMFPQIKEHLELFIGGIVVITWIPVIKTYLSERRKVKKTNEQI from the coding sequence ATGGATTCTATACTACACCTCTTCCAGCAACTGATCGATCCCGAGAAACTGATACTGTTTGGAGGTGTAACTTTAATCCTTATAGTTGTATTTGTTGAGAATGGTTTGTTTTTCGGTTTTTTTCTGCCGGGTGACACACTTCTCTTTACAACAGGAATATTCTGTGCTACAGGCATATTGAACACTTCTATTCTCTTTCTACTAGGTACCATATCCCTTGCTGCAGTACTTGGTAATCTTGCAGGATATGCATTTGGAAAAAAAATGGGAGAAGCATTACTTTCCCGAAAAGATTCCCTCCTGTTTAAAAAGAAATACATTATGGCAGCTGAAGCCTTTTTTATAAAATATGGAGGACTGGCTTTAATAATGGGGAGATTCCTCCCTATCATAAGAACATTTGCACCTATATTTGCAGGAGTTGTAAAATTTAACTTTAAAAAGTTTTTTGCCTATAATGTAATAGGTGGATTACTTTGGGTCTTTTCAATGCTTTTACTGGGTTATTTTTTAGGTATAATGTTTCCTCAAATAAAAGAGCACCTTGAATTATTTATAGGAGGAATAGTAGTCATTACGTGGATTCCTGTCATAAAAACTTACCTTTCTGAAAGACGGAAAGTTAAAAAGACTAACGAGCAGATCTGA